The following are encoded in a window of Rubritalea squalenifaciens DSM 18772 genomic DNA:
- a CDS encoding DUF7594 domain-containing protein, with the protein MINRTLLGVPLMAASIVMVGSSLIQAAPSTITQSVTYNGETITLQLTKENLRGSNFEVLVQNSSGTYDTYTAVDERSYIGSVDEYPGAIACGIQMDNGTFKGAVYFERGGTWFTEGSSVTSTRGMNYEDFTNFQYPSASSVTSGQAGSTTYGYDVGIDAEYNYYNGPGGGSTAKTFELIEYSVCLNRAMYMRDALLRPYLGRVIIRSDETQDPYYGLGGGTYLSTLRSHWNANHTSSNSDLVAGVCPSKVGGGLAYVGVVGGSSKYSVNDSGSNGHFDVIWRHEMGHNWSCSHYVGGSPEGAAIMGGNQPARFSGCEVYRMLSHRDSKISAGGILDNEGTYTSIDLPPYAALDPVSLQIEAGKVESVNIDVLANDFDANGHSISLDSFDSTSKLGYPVTVSVGTGANGQDELVYSAMGGSGFDYISYTIEDSSGQTAKGYVVINCEGVSPKLWELTADADSYVQVNSSTNYGSVDNMFLKYKGSGSSYTRTGWVHFDTSGKTYGEEATLEFTVDISSSAGLLDVWGIVDGAHGDELGTDWSESGINHGNSPANPDFSEGAQLTYLGSIDASSVASGSKCKLSNAALLAFLEADTNGEVTFLIQRENADANFSLRTKEHASGGAPSLSTSFPVGGFLGTDTYVRNGGYSNTNYGTEDIMAVKKDGSGYQRESYLRFDLTSLNDIGTGKVLLNLTAIQTQPGQTYRIRLVGDSGDGWAEQGLTYNNRTVGSGTGITFNANDITENTPFSIDVTELFSQVANNNGAATFHIDALTQISSGFTRIATREHATASYRPSITIIDQDPHDAYVRGGGSANSNFGSDTGLVLKNDSATYYREFFLRRAYDDNGGNPVAAATLTMTPVGVSGTRDVRIRLLDDADDTWKEGEITYNNRPSATGSEVTFSGGAFSTNVPYTVDVTSLLNQSFNNNGVASFLVDLPGSTSQVYYTIASKEHATAAYRPVLNVNPNAPVASDSSSDVNSGSVIGTTAASVGASDADSADTLSYAITAGNGSGLFAINASTGEITTTANVEVGQHVLTVSVTDSGVPALADTATITINVVTADSDSDGLDDGWEVATFGSTTLQTGGDDYDGDGLSNAAEVAAGTDVFTSDSDADGYSDGFEAAQGTDPGDILDAPSTLLVYLWEFNGTDFAGGSTVDTVGGLDADFVGGAALSADGTGFSGQTGDKALDLGNNGDGKYAEVTGVTALQLASQNDQLTISFWQKLDQTGVQMSSFWAYSPASGGDYRGLQAHTPWSNNNIYFDMGSAASNRRISCPTPSGTTWTQWNHIALVKDGGTAKIYVNGVLADTETGKSSLYTDYTKLILGANGTGGNSMDGLLDDFAIFNTALSSSQIGSLASGSDPASIQ; encoded by the coding sequence ATGATTAATCGCACATTGCTAGGCGTCCCGTTGATGGCCGCCAGTATCGTGATGGTTGGGTCGAGCCTGATTCAGGCGGCTCCCAGTACTATCACTCAGTCGGTCACCTATAATGGGGAGACAATCACTCTCCAGCTGACCAAAGAAAACTTACGAGGATCTAACTTTGAGGTTCTCGTTCAAAACAGCAGCGGCACTTACGATACGTATACCGCTGTAGATGAGCGGTCCTACATAGGATCGGTTGACGAATACCCTGGAGCAATTGCCTGTGGTATCCAGATGGATAACGGCACCTTCAAAGGAGCGGTATACTTCGAAAGAGGAGGTACATGGTTCACCGAGGGCTCTTCTGTCACGAGCACACGTGGTATGAACTACGAGGATTTTACAAACTTCCAGTATCCGAGCGCATCGTCCGTGACAAGCGGACAAGCCGGTAGCACGACCTACGGCTATGATGTAGGAATTGATGCGGAATACAATTACTACAACGGCCCCGGTGGAGGTTCCACAGCGAAGACATTTGAATTGATCGAATACAGTGTTTGTCTGAACCGCGCCATGTACATGCGTGACGCATTGCTGCGTCCTTATTTAGGCCGAGTGATTATTCGCTCAGATGAGACTCAGGATCCCTACTACGGACTCGGAGGAGGAACCTATCTATCAACCCTGAGGAGCCATTGGAATGCGAATCATACATCGTCTAACAGTGATCTGGTGGCCGGTGTGTGTCCTAGTAAAGTAGGAGGCGGTCTAGCCTACGTGGGTGTTGTTGGAGGATCTAGTAAATACTCCGTGAACGACAGTGGCAGCAATGGTCATTTTGATGTGATCTGGCGTCATGAGATGGGCCATAACTGGAGCTGCAGTCACTACGTGGGTGGATCCCCAGAGGGGGCTGCGATCATGGGCGGCAACCAACCTGCCAGGTTTAGCGGGTGCGAGGTCTATAGAATGCTATCCCATCGTGATAGCAAGATCTCTGCCGGCGGTATTTTGGATAATGAGGGTACTTACACGTCCATTGACCTTCCCCCCTACGCAGCTCTCGATCCTGTAAGCTTGCAGATCGAAGCCGGCAAGGTGGAGTCGGTGAATATTGATGTGCTGGCGAATGACTTTGACGCCAACGGTCATAGCATTTCGCTGGATTCCTTCGACAGTACTTCCAAGCTTGGCTACCCGGTGACGGTCTCCGTCGGTACTGGTGCCAATGGCCAGGATGAGCTGGTATACTCCGCGATGGGAGGAAGTGGTTTCGACTATATCTCCTACACGATCGAAGATAGCAGTGGTCAGACCGCGAAAGGGTATGTCGTCATTAATTGCGAAGGGGTGTCTCCGAAGTTGTGGGAGTTGACAGCAGATGCTGACAGCTATGTGCAGGTGAATTCCTCTACAAACTACGGGAGCGTGGATAATATGTTCCTGAAGTACAAAGGCTCTGGCAGTTCATACACCCGTACAGGATGGGTGCACTTTGATACCAGCGGAAAGACTTATGGTGAGGAAGCTACACTTGAGTTTACCGTCGATATCTCCAGCAGTGCTGGACTTCTGGATGTCTGGGGAATCGTGGATGGTGCCCATGGTGATGAGCTAGGTACTGACTGGAGTGAAAGCGGAATCAATCATGGTAACTCGCCAGCGAATCCGGATTTCTCTGAAGGAGCCCAGTTGACTTACCTCGGTAGTATCGATGCATCATCTGTAGCATCTGGGTCTAAGTGTAAGCTTTCAAATGCAGCGCTGCTTGCGTTTCTCGAGGCTGATACCAATGGTGAAGTGACCTTCTTGATCCAGCGTGAAAATGCAGACGCTAACTTCTCCTTGAGAACCAAAGAGCATGCCAGTGGTGGAGCACCTTCACTCAGCACCTCATTCCCTGTGGGAGGTTTCCTTGGGACGGACACTTATGTCCGGAATGGTGGCTACTCCAATACCAACTACGGTACAGAAGATATCATGGCCGTGAAAAAGGATGGCTCTGGCTACCAGCGTGAATCCTATCTTCGCTTTGACCTGACTTCGCTTAATGACATCGGTACCGGCAAAGTCCTGTTGAACCTGACTGCCATTCAGACCCAACCAGGCCAGACCTACCGCATTCGTCTAGTCGGTGATAGTGGTGATGGCTGGGCTGAGCAGGGACTGACCTACAACAACAGGACTGTTGGCAGCGGTACGGGTATCACCTTTAACGCCAATGATATTACAGAGAATACTCCCTTCAGTATTGATGTGACTGAGCTCTTTAGCCAGGTGGCTAACAATAACGGAGCTGCCACCTTCCACATTGATGCCTTGACTCAGATCTCTAGTGGTTTCACCCGTATTGCGACACGTGAGCACGCCACTGCGTCTTACCGTCCATCCATTACGATCATTGATCAGGATCCACATGACGCCTATGTAAGAGGGGGTGGTAGTGCGAATAGTAACTTTGGGTCAGACACCGGGCTGGTGCTTAAGAATGACAGTGCTACTTACTATCGGGAATTCTTCCTGCGTCGTGCCTATGATGACAATGGAGGCAATCCAGTGGCAGCGGCTACCTTGACGATGACTCCTGTCGGGGTTTCTGGAACCCGTGACGTACGTATTCGTTTGTTGGATGATGCTGACGATACATGGAAGGAAGGTGAGATCACCTATAACAACCGTCCATCAGCAACAGGTTCAGAAGTGACCTTCTCCGGTGGAGCATTCAGTACAAATGTACCGTATACCGTAGATGTTACCAGCTTGCTGAACCAGTCATTCAACAACAATGGTGTGGCCAGCTTCCTGGTGGATCTGCCGGGTAGTACCAGTCAGGTCTATTATACGATTGCTTCCAAAGAGCATGCGACTGCAGCTTATCGTCCTGTTCTTAATGTGAACCCGAATGCGCCCGTCGCTTCGGACAGTTCATCTGATGTCAACTCAGGTTCCGTGATTGGTACTACTGCCGCGAGTGTAGGTGCTTCAGATGCAGATTCTGCAGACACGCTGAGCTATGCAATCACTGCCGGTAATGGTTCTGGCCTCTTTGCGATCAATGCGAGCACAGGGGAAATCACCACCACGGCAAATGTGGAAGTGGGGCAGCATGTCCTGACAGTATCCGTGACAGATAGTGGCGTGCCCGCTCTTGCGGATACGGCTACGATCACCATCAATGTGGTTACTGCGGATAGTGACAGCGACGGCCTGGATGACGGTTGGGAAGTGGCTACATTTGGTAGCACGACCCTGCAGACTGGTGGTGATGACTATGATGGAGATGGTCTCAGTAATGCCGCTGAAGTAGCTGCTGGTACGGATGTCTTCACCAGTGATTCCGATGCGGACGGTTACTCCGATGGTTTCGAAGCTGCTCAGGGAACAGATCCAGGTGACATCCTGGATGCTCCGTCCACTCTGTTGGTTTACCTGTGGGAATTCAATGGTACAGACTTCGCTGGAGGATCTACCGTGGATACCGTGGGGGGGCTCGATGCTGACTTTGTAGGAGGTGCCGCCTTGAGTGCTGATGGGACTGGGTTCTCTGGTCAGACTGGAGACAAGGCTCTTGATCTAGGAAACAATGGCGACGGCAAGTATGCAGAGGTGACTGGTGTCACTGCCCTGCAGCTCGCCAGTCAGAATGACCAGCTGACCATCAGCTTCTGGCAGAAGCTGGACCAGACTGGCGTGCAGATGAGTTCCTTCTGGGCCTACTCTCCAGCGAGTGGAGGTGATTATCGTGGCCTGCAGGCGCATACACCGTGGTCTAACAATAATATCTACTTTGACATGGGCTCTGCGGCTTCCAACCGTCGAATCTCATGTCCTACTCCTTCCGGGACGACCTGGACGCAGTGGAACCACATTGCTTTGGTTAAAGACGGTGGTACTGCCAAGATCTACGTAAACGGGGTTCTTGCTGATACGGAGACAGGTAAGTCCTCTCTGTATACAGACTACACCAAGCTGATTCTCGGTGCCAATGGTACTGGTGGAAACAGTATGGACGGTCTGCTAGATGACTTTGCCATCTTCAATACGGCGCTGAGCAGCAGCCAGATTGGTTCCTTGGCTTCTGGATCAGACCCTGCAAGTATCCAGTAA
- a CDS encoding LamG domain-containing protein → MKGIYSGVLSSYNPNTSGTFQIDMGNGFHYRGSQSASFGAAPLNEWVHLVISCDGTDTKLFYNGQLVQTLTGVANDLFDGIHLGVNRNQGNFFQGSIDEFRFYSGALTDSEVISLYGSYN, encoded by the coding sequence ATGAAGGGTATCTACTCAGGTGTCCTGAGCAGCTACAATCCGAATACCAGTGGCACCTTCCAGATCGATATGGGGAATGGCTTCCATTACCGTGGTAGCCAGAGTGCTAGCTTTGGCGCTGCCCCACTCAATGAATGGGTGCACCTGGTGATCTCCTGCGATGGTACAGATACCAAGCTTTTCTATAACGGTCAGTTGGTGCAGACCCTGACTGGTGTAGCGAATGACTTGTTTGATGGTATCCACCTCGGCGTCAACCGTAACCAAGGTAACTTCTTCCAAGGCTCCATTGATGAGTTCCGATTCTATAGTGGCGCTCTCACGGATAGTGAGGTAATCTCACTTTACGGTTCCTATAACTAA
- a CDS encoding LamG-like jellyroll fold domain-containing protein: MNNNPARGAWRYLCVLLVFATTVFAFLTGGRKDEKASDADTGDAHSKKLTSQDTDSVHTVVPGSQASTEKPVGQVKVLANNAAHKGSCGCASCASAPAQASEIAKTQPEKAVPVNKEFISKVLKAEKGSPVSFDLPGGSVAKGQVDYSRVENGEVMLAQGKLIAPQSGFFFFQKQSMDGVAGKMVGVVRFDAGELAYSVTEGADGEPALVEQEVDAVICRNYAKDAPADEAVVLEGPEDYPEDPSIPAYQNGVPRYESMPGATAVLYLDFDGQEGQVEGWSVVDALPSGLTPKQIRETWEHVAEDFAPFTINVTTDKAVYDAAPENSRQRCLISPSSPVGSGVAYLNSFNWTGDTPCWAGYRGSKVGHEVTSHEFGHTLRLSHDGRTEPSEGYFGGYGSGETGWAPIMGNSYYKELTQWSKGEYTNANQLQDDLAIITNDNNNVDYKVDDHGDSIGAASPLAIAGDGTVTDEGIIATSADADVFSFTTASAGPLHIAVNPGGHDSNLDVLLELLDSSGNVITSSNPSVDTDATIYQASLAAGTYYLRIDGVGKGDPAWGGYSDYCSLGHYKVRGNVGNALVPLVYWALDDETGTTASDSSSRQNDGLLSGGTTWTVASKDGGGASFDGVDDRITWTMTESNLGAFTVAFWAKNGASGQPVYDSVFSNRTPNTGNTFQIDMGNGFQYRGSATASFGSSPVGTWVHLAVVSDGVDTKLYYNGVLTQTLAGVNDDLFNSVNLGVNRNEGSFFQGQVDDFYLFDEALTQQELLGLSGISLNVAPTVNNATFTVDENDSVGVVVGTVTANDANAGDVITYSIISGNHGGEFVIDANTGEITTTVSLDREAVASYPLIVRATDSGGLSNTAYITVDVVDVPGDDSDGDGLPDDWELQYFGSTVTQDGNDDSDGDGLSNDTELTIGTNPANSDSDGDGFSDNVEFLNGTDPNDPQDYPNQTLIVLWSLDDGSGTTAIDASGLLNDGQLSGGTSWTVNAVEGGGASFDGVDDRITLDMAESNLGAFTVAFWVKNGASGQSIYSSAFCNHTPNVANTFQIDMGNGYQYRGSQTASFGSAPVGQWVHLAVVSDGADTTLYYNGSAAQTLSGVNDDLFDSVNLGVNRNVGDFFQGEIDELYVYKEALSGSEVAALANQAPSTVSYTSISESTAVGSISSGDYTDTATSNNVREVLQEYVTGGKPSNRVSSLEHTWTFDIGSGGTLVELSVEAHHSANSEGDDFIFAYSTDGANFTDLITVSKTSDDDVAQLAPLPAGVTGTVYIRVRDADQSAGNNAQDSLSVDQLSLEVTE; this comes from the coding sequence ATGAATAATAACCCAGCTCGCGGAGCGTGGAGGTACCTATGTGTGCTTCTCGTGTTCGCAACGACGGTGTTCGCCTTTTTGACGGGCGGGCGTAAAGATGAAAAAGCATCCGATGCGGATACTGGAGATGCTCATAGTAAAAAACTAACAAGTCAGGATACTGATAGTGTTCATACTGTGGTTCCTGGATCTCAGGCTTCCACGGAAAAGCCAGTTGGGCAAGTCAAGGTGCTTGCTAATAATGCGGCTCATAAGGGATCCTGTGGATGCGCTTCTTGTGCCAGTGCTCCCGCTCAGGCGTCTGAGATAGCCAAGACCCAGCCGGAAAAAGCTGTGCCAGTAAACAAGGAGTTCATTTCCAAAGTGCTGAAGGCCGAAAAAGGATCTCCGGTGTCATTTGATCTGCCAGGTGGATCGGTGGCAAAAGGCCAGGTGGATTATTCTAGAGTGGAGAATGGTGAGGTTATGCTGGCTCAGGGCAAGCTCATTGCTCCTCAGTCAGGCTTCTTCTTCTTCCAGAAGCAATCCATGGATGGTGTGGCTGGTAAGATGGTGGGCGTAGTCCGCTTTGATGCTGGAGAACTAGCGTACAGTGTCACGGAGGGTGCAGATGGCGAGCCAGCTCTTGTTGAGCAAGAGGTGGATGCAGTTATTTGCCGGAACTACGCCAAAGATGCGCCAGCGGATGAAGCTGTCGTATTAGAAGGTCCAGAGGATTATCCCGAGGATCCAAGCATACCAGCCTACCAGAACGGTGTGCCGCGCTATGAGAGTATGCCAGGAGCTACTGCGGTCCTTTATTTGGATTTCGATGGCCAAGAAGGCCAGGTGGAAGGTTGGAGTGTTGTGGATGCTCTGCCATCAGGACTCACGCCGAAGCAGATCAGGGAGACTTGGGAGCATGTGGCTGAAGACTTTGCGCCATTCACGATCAATGTAACCACAGACAAGGCCGTCTATGATGCGGCTCCTGAGAATAGCCGTCAGCGCTGTCTCATTTCACCAAGTAGCCCGGTGGGTTCAGGTGTAGCTTATCTGAATTCCTTCAACTGGACGGGGGATACTCCTTGTTGGGCGGGTTACCGCGGTAGCAAGGTAGGGCATGAAGTCACCTCTCACGAGTTCGGCCACACCTTACGCCTAAGCCACGATGGTAGAACTGAGCCATCCGAGGGATACTTTGGTGGCTATGGCTCTGGTGAAACTGGTTGGGCACCGATCATGGGTAACAGCTACTACAAAGAGCTGACTCAATGGTCCAAAGGTGAGTACACCAATGCAAACCAGCTGCAGGACGACCTGGCGATCATCACCAATGACAATAACAACGTGGATTACAAGGTCGATGATCACGGGGATAGTATTGGTGCTGCATCTCCACTTGCCATTGCAGGTGATGGCACGGTGACTGATGAAGGAATTATTGCCACTTCAGCTGATGCTGACGTATTCTCTTTCACGACAGCGAGTGCTGGGCCATTGCATATTGCGGTGAATCCAGGGGGGCATGACTCCAATCTCGATGTCTTGCTCGAATTGTTGGATTCCTCCGGAAATGTCATTACCTCATCTAATCCCTCAGTGGATACCGATGCGACTATCTATCAGGCCAGTTTGGCTGCAGGTACGTACTACCTGCGTATTGACGGTGTAGGTAAGGGTGATCCAGCGTGGGGAGGGTACAGTGATTATTGCTCTCTCGGTCATTACAAGGTTCGTGGTAACGTGGGCAATGCTCTGGTGCCTCTTGTCTACTGGGCTCTGGATGATGAGACTGGCACGACAGCCAGTGACTCTTCCAGCAGGCAGAACGATGGTCTCCTCAGTGGTGGTACTACCTGGACTGTTGCCTCCAAGGATGGGGGCGGAGCTTCTTTCGATGGTGTCGATGATCGAATCACTTGGACGATGACTGAATCTAACCTCGGTGCATTTACCGTGGCCTTTTGGGCGAAGAATGGAGCCTCTGGACAGCCTGTCTATGATTCCGTCTTTAGTAATCGAACTCCAAATACTGGAAATACTTTCCAGATCGATATGGGGAATGGCTTCCAATACCGAGGTAGTGCGACTGCTTCATTTGGTTCGTCACCAGTCGGCACTTGGGTGCACCTGGCTGTTGTTTCAGACGGTGTAGACACCAAGCTCTACTATAATGGTGTGCTTACCCAAACTCTGGCAGGGGTGAATGATGACCTGTTCAACTCGGTGAACCTCGGCGTGAACCGGAATGAGGGAAGTTTCTTCCAAGGGCAAGTGGATGATTTCTATCTCTTTGACGAAGCTCTCACTCAGCAAGAGCTGCTCGGTCTCTCGGGAATCTCTCTCAACGTGGCTCCTACGGTGAACAACGCGACCTTTACAGTGGATGAAAATGATTCTGTAGGAGTCGTTGTCGGTACAGTCACTGCGAATGATGCAAATGCTGGCGATGTGATCACTTATTCCATCATCTCTGGTAATCATGGTGGTGAGTTTGTGATCGATGCAAATACTGGTGAGATCACGACTACGGTGAGTCTGGATCGTGAGGCTGTGGCTTCCTATCCGCTCATTGTCAGGGCGACAGACTCCGGAGGCTTGTCCAATACAGCTTATATCACTGTGGATGTAGTGGATGTCCCCGGTGATGATTCTGATGGCGACGGTCTACCTGATGACTGGGAGCTTCAATATTTCGGAAGCACCGTGACGCAGGATGGTAATGATGACTCAGACGGCGACGGATTGAGTAATGACACAGAGCTTACCATTGGAACCAATCCGGCCAACTCGGATTCCGACGGTGATGGCTTCAGTGATAACGTGGAATTCCTCAATGGAACCGACCCGAACGATCCTCAGGATTATCCAAACCAGACACTGATCGTTCTCTGGAGTCTGGATGATGGCAGTGGAACCACGGCGATTGATGCCTCAGGTCTTCTGAATGACGGTCAATTAAGCGGTGGTACATCTTGGACTGTCAATGCGGTTGAGGGGGGCGGAGCTTCCTTTGACGGTGTTGACGATAGGATCACGCTGGATATGGCTGAGAGTAATCTGGGAGCCTTTACCGTGGCGTTCTGGGTGAAAAATGGAGCATCAGGTCAGTCGATCTATAGTTCTGCATTCTGTAACCATACGCCTAATGTAGCCAATACCTTCCAGATAGACATGGGGAATGGCTACCAGTATCGCGGCAGCCAGACTGCCTCCTTCGGTTCAGCTCCTGTTGGGCAATGGGTGCATCTAGCGGTTGTTTCCGATGGTGCGGATACGACACTCTACTACAATGGCAGTGCGGCGCAGACCCTGTCTGGGGTCAACGATGACTTGTTCGACTCCGTGAACCTCGGGGTGAACCGTAATGTCGGTGACTTCTTCCAAGGTGAAATTGACGAGCTCTATGTCTACAAGGAAGCTCTCAGCGGATCTGAGGTGGCTGCTCTGGCGAATCAGGCGCCCTCTACTGTAAGTTACACGAGCATCTCGGAGTCCACAGCTGTCGGCTCAATCTCCAGTGGGGATTATACAGATACAGCGACTTCCAACAATGTGCGTGAAGTGCTTCAGGAATACGTGACTGGCGGGAAACCGTCAAACCGCGTATCCAGCCTAGAGCATACCTGGACCTTCGATATCGGCTCCGGCGGTACATTGGTAGAGCTTAGTGTGGAGGCACATCACAGTGCTAACAGCGAAGGGGATGACTTCATCTTCGCCTATTCTACCGATGGCGCCAATTTCACCGACCTCATCACGGTAAGCAAGACGAGTGATGATGATGTGGCGCAGCTAGCTCCGCTCCCTGCGGGTGTGACAGGCACAGTGTACATTCGAGTTAGGGATGCCGACCAGTCCGCAGGAAACAATGCACAGGATTCCTTGAGTGTGGACCAGTTGAGTCTGGAGGTCACCGAGTAA
- a CDS encoding sodium:solute symporter family protein, producing the protein MSQYWLNLIFIGISFAIYIVIAIKSRATSTKEYYTAGGGVSPLANGMATAADWMSAATFISMAGVVASSGYDGSRFLMGWTGGFVLLTVLMVPYLRKFGKATVPDFIGDRYYSKSARFVAVLCAIFICMTYIMGQMRGVGVVFSQLFGIGIPLGVVIGASIVFFYAGLGGMKGITYTQVAQYCVMAFAYTIPAIYIAILLTNNFIPQLGLIGDYTKDGVPPVPFLDRLNNINTELGFSKYTDGSLSEMNMFCITAALMCGTAGLPHVIVRFFTVKNVRAVRRSACWTLAFIAVIYLTAPTIGAFSRVNLIESLNGKSYTEAPSWLKEFEATGQMAWVDKNNDGKINIHGPAHGDNGKNNKVFISENGKPSFPPADTPENQRIGQYGERLLANKADTSNPNELYFGNDIMVMANPSMAGLPMWVIALLMAGCIAAALSTAAGLLLVLSTSISHDLMKKIVKPDLSDKEEVNYARIASFVSLGVATWFGINPPSAFIAKTVAFAFGLAASSFFPTLLIGIFSRRMNKQGAIAGMACGILFTLGYIIYFQFLDGTPDQYLFATESRGGITPEGIGFVGMIINFVVSFFVSYLTPDPPEEVKEMVENIHIPSGAGEASHH; encoded by the coding sequence ATGTCACAATACTGGCTCAATCTCATCTTCATCGGCATTTCCTTTGCCATCTATATCGTCATCGCCATCAAATCCCGCGCCACCTCGACCAAGGAATACTACACGGCTGGCGGCGGAGTCTCCCCTCTAGCCAATGGCATGGCCACTGCAGCGGACTGGATGTCCGCGGCCACCTTCATCTCGATGGCTGGCGTGGTCGCCTCCTCTGGTTATGATGGCTCGCGTTTCCTGATGGGGTGGACAGGAGGCTTCGTCCTTTTGACAGTCCTCATGGTTCCCTACTTGAGAAAGTTCGGTAAAGCCACGGTGCCGGACTTCATCGGCGACCGCTATTACTCCAAGAGCGCTCGCTTCGTGGCCGTGCTCTGCGCCATCTTCATCTGTATGACCTACATCATGGGGCAGATGCGCGGAGTCGGAGTTGTCTTCTCACAGCTCTTCGGCATCGGCATTCCCCTCGGCGTGGTGATTGGCGCCTCCATCGTCTTCTTTTACGCAGGTCTCGGCGGCATGAAAGGCATCACCTACACTCAGGTGGCCCAGTACTGCGTGATGGCCTTTGCCTATACCATCCCGGCCATCTACATCGCCATCCTTCTGACAAACAACTTTATCCCACAACTCGGCCTGATCGGCGATTATACCAAGGACGGAGTCCCTCCAGTTCCTTTCCTGGACAGGCTTAACAACATCAATACCGAACTAGGCTTCAGCAAGTACACGGACGGTTCTCTCTCTGAGATGAACATGTTCTGCATCACTGCCGCCCTCATGTGCGGCACCGCAGGCCTGCCCCACGTTATCGTACGTTTCTTCACCGTGAAAAACGTCCGTGCCGTACGCCGCTCCGCCTGCTGGACACTGGCATTCATCGCCGTCATCTACCTCACAGCACCGACGATCGGCGCGTTCTCACGGGTGAACCTCATTGAAAGCCTCAATGGCAAGAGTTACACCGAAGCCCCATCCTGGCTCAAGGAGTTCGAAGCCACAGGGCAAATGGCCTGGGTAGACAAGAACAACGACGGCAAGATCAACATCCATGGTCCCGCTCACGGGGACAATGGGAAGAACAACAAAGTCTTCATCAGCGAGAACGGCAAACCCTCTTTCCCTCCGGCAGACACTCCAGAGAACCAGCGTATCGGCCAGTACGGTGAACGCCTGCTAGCAAACAAGGCCGACACGAGTAACCCCAACGAGCTCTACTTCGGCAACGACATCATGGTCATGGCAAACCCATCCATGGCTGGCCTACCGATGTGGGTGATCGCTCTACTCATGGCTGGCTGTATCGCGGCAGCCCTCTCCACGGCAGCCGGACTCCTACTGGTACTTTCCACCTCCATTTCCCACGACCTGATGAAGAAGATCGTGAAGCCGGACCTCTCAGACAAAGAGGAGGTGAACTACGCGCGTATCGCCTCCTTCGTCTCCCTCGGTGTAGCCACCTGGTTTGGCATCAACCCACCCTCAGCATTCATCGCCAAGACAGTCGCCTTCGCCTTCGGCTTGGCAGCGTCTTCCTTCTTCCCCACCTTGCTCATCGGCATTTTCTCCCGCCGCATGAACAAACAGGGAGCCATTGCCGGCATGGCCTGTGGCATTCTCTTTACCCTCGGGTACATCATCTACTTCCAGTTCCTGGACGGCACGCCTGACCAATACCTCTTCGCCACCGAATCAAGAGGCGGCATTACTCCTGAGGGTATTGGTTTCGTCGGCATGATCATCAACTTCGTCGTGTCCTTCTTTGTCTCCTATCTGACTCCAGATCCGCCTGAAGAGGTCAAAGAAATGGTGGAAAACATCCACATCCCATCCGGGGCAGGAGAAGCAAGCCATCACTAA
- a CDS encoding DUF4212 domain-containing protein: MQVERPRKYRNTSLLITLSLLAAWFIISLGCGVIFRKWLDEHLPNIGNAPFGFWMAQQGSIIGFVLILIIYATLMNNLDRKYGYSEE, encoded by the coding sequence ATGCAAGTAGAACGCCCGCGAAAATACAGGAATACCTCCCTACTGATCACCCTCTCGCTGCTGGCAGCGTGGTTCATCATCTCGCTGGGCTGCGGAGTCATCTTCCGCAAATGGCTGGATGAACATCTGCCCAATATCGGCAACGCCCCCTTTGGATTCTGGATGGCCCAGCAGGGCTCCATCATTGGTTTCGTACTCATCCTCATCATCTACGCCACACTGATGAACAACCTGGACCGCAAGTACGGCTATTCAGAAGAGTAA